One Apteryx mantelli isolate bAptMan1 chromosome Z, bAptMan1.hap1, whole genome shotgun sequence genomic window, TAAAAAGTTTGAAATCAACAACTTTAATTTATCATATAACACCTGAACATTTTACATAGTTTTGCTACATACTAATTACACTACACTTTTTAGTAGGTCTCAGATTTAACTCTAATTGTAGGTTTCTCCTTGCAGGAAgtcaaaatataataaatatttatatttgtgtcACAGCAAATACTAAAGTACCAGGTCAGCATAATATTAATGCAAGACCATTATTATCCAATTCATTAACACCAATTTTACTGAAGCTATTGTAGGATTTGCAGAGGGCAAAGGTTTCCAGTAACAATTTCATTTTTAGGAATTTCCGTCAAATACAGACAAAGCTTTGATTTAGAATACGACTGAATAGACACACTTCACTCACCATTATCTGGCCCCTGAAGTTTCATAGAATAAAGCTTGACAGGTTGACTAAAAGCTACAGTAATAAGCagctgtggaggaaaaagttggtgttaaatactgttttcttcattCATAAACAAATAGCACAATAGCTAATCAGAAATAAGTCTGAGCTTTGAAATGAAACCAGTTATTTACATTCACTATATTCCACACTCACAAGTCTGTCACTTTAAAGCATCAGTACATGCTATACTGCTTTGAATTTAGTTATACATAAAGGGGTGGAAAAGTGAAAATGCTATAGTATCCTCTgtatttaaattttacttttatcCTACTACCATCTCCCACTCTTACTTACACTATCATAAGGATATAAAGACAAATTCTTCAAAACATGCTTGTAGACCAGATCATCACTGAAAATACGCGCCATAAGATAAGTGTCTACTGTACCTGCTCATCACAGTCTGATTCCAGGTAGGTAGCATCTTTACGTAAACAGTTATCAAAGCCATGCTCATCACTTTCATTAAGACATTCACAGCCAGCTTTATTGATAAATGGCATTAAATCCATCTGAAAGTAAAAACAAGAGCATTGCTGAGTGCATAAGACATGTGCCATCAACCCTCTGGGGATTAGTAAATGTCTGAATTAATGGAATTCTTCATTCAacatattaaacaaacaaaaacaaaacaaaacacaaaaaacctcAGGGATTCATATCAGAAGACCTTTCAAACAGAAGCTACAGATATGGTTGTACTTAAATTTATCCTATTCATAACTCAGTGAAGCTTTTCACCTGTATTCAAAGTCCCACATCCCTGGAACACAAGTTTACTATATCCAGAATAAGAAATTGGGGAAAGGGAGGATTTTCAGATACACTTTTGGTAAACAAAGACTACTGCATCGTTAAGTCCTCACATCACAACATCACAAATTGACATTAAGACTGGAGCTAtgattaatttaaaagaaaatccagaaataGGCCTCCCCCAAAATATACTATATATTacagaataaattaaaatacCATCACTGTAGCTATTACTAGGCTCTATATGCAAAGCTAGTCTCATTTCACTTCCCCCCCGCCAAGCCCTGTATATGAATTAACATTATGAAACTAAGTTTCTCAACCCTTTATCCATATATTTGGGTAAAAGCTCAGAACAGCAGAAAACAGAAGCTATTTGATTCACCATAAGCTACTTTTCTTTACTGAAGAGCTCTTTCAGAAAGCATCCAACTAAAAGCTCTGATAGATAGGTGCTGGCAGGTTAAAGTGGCCCCTATCCATGCTGTAAAGCCTCAACCCTTTAAAAGGTGATGTTACCGTAGAGCCAGAACAGTCTGAATCAATCCCTGGATTGCCAGAATTTTTGGCCTAGCAACTAAAGTAAGCCAAGTTTGATTTAAGCATAACAAGCTGGGCTAAAATCAAGCATTTCATATTTAAGGCCTAAAGCCTGAAGACAAACGATCTCAACATCAGGATGTAGAGTCTCAGAACAGTCTAGACATAAGAACTAAAGGAACTTCCTTAAGTACAAAGATCTAAAAAGCCCTTCTTAAAGACATTATATATTAGATTCCAAAGGATAATATATATCTTAAAGAAAATCCCACACATTAGCTTGAAAATACTATTAACTAAATCCAAACACAGGCTGCTGAGGGAATGGCAGTTTCTCCCTCCTGCAGCTCATTTCCTACATCCCCCTGCCATTAGCTCTAGCAACTAAGTTGTTCTGCACAAAAAGTAACACTTACTGCTCCCCTAGCATTCAAATAAAGGCTGAGCTTTCAACTTGCCTGCTCAGTAGATACAACGTAAGCTGAGCAAGAGTAGGAAACTTTCCTGAAGCTGGCAGCAGTCAGGATTGCATCAAGCATAtaataaaactgcatttcagcCCACCACTGACTGTCAAACAAGCCTAGCATGAATTCCATATAGCCCTGAATTTAGTCAGGGCTTGATTCATATGTGGAAGATGCCATCTACTACAAGACTGATTTGTAATAAAAGATGTTATATCTGATTCTTTTAAGTTAGATTAGTGTTGAGACAGATATACACAAACCTCTAGTATTTGTcatttacttaaaatattttccatgtgtTTTGGGCTGCAAAAGTAACAAGCAAAACCTCTGTCTTTTGACATTCCCATGCTGGATTTCACCTTATTTATAAAGGTGAGTGTTCACACACAAAATGAGGTGCAATGAATATCATGGAATAGTTCAACAAGCAGTGGAACTGCTAGCAATTCTAGTGGCCTATTCTCTTGCAGtttatttaaatgagaaatacTCAGTTGGATTTGTATCCTGCTTGCATTTGTCAGATAGGATATGACTAGCTATGAACTCAGAATATTTAACCTCCAGAGAAACCCAGTTTCGCATTTAAGAACATAATTTTGGATTCTATAGAAACTCATCATAGCTAAGTTAAATGCTCTAGATTCTTGCTAATGCAAACTAATGCTCACACTACTGTACAGCAGCTAGCTCATCACTGAACTGTGACATATGATCTAGGTGAAATGTAATACACTACATAGCTAACTGTGTTTATATTTGTCAGAACAATAGACGTTTTAATTTTAAGGAGTAACATTACACCAAGGATTTCCTGGAGAACGCCACCTAAGATGACAGCTCCAGGAAAGTGTTTTGTCACATTAGAGTTCTCATTTACATGTGTTTGTTAGTACAGCTGTCAGACATGCTTATGACTTGCAACGCACAGTCGCCTTGAGGTAACAGGAAAACATGCAGAACACAGTGATAGTAACTTCCTGAGAGCACCAGGTATTTCTAATCAGATTGCTCTGTGATTGAAGCTTTGGCCAAAACTTCAAGTATCTCTTTAAAGTTCTGATTTGTCTAGAGGACATGGGCATATCACGCCATCATGAAAATCTATAAGTACTGCTTCTTTAAGGTTCTTTTAAATGCtcagaagaaaaatttaaaagaaaaccttaaaGTTAAGTGAGACTGATGCAAGATTTAAAACCATTCAGTTTGCAGACATATATTCACGAGTGCTCACTTTTCAGTCTGTAGCTCATTCACTACCAATTCTGCAATTTCAGCTAAGTGCTAATGAGAAAGCCAGAATTTAAGACCAATTTAAAATTCCAGAGAAACAACTATATTTGTCGTCTTTGGCCAAACTAGCAGGTAGAAAACATTCAACATTCAATCTCACTTAAGATGCTCCCATTTTATCATTCTGTAGAGTAATGCAAAGAAAACTGTTGAAAAAATACAGCTATAGAGTTAAAAATATAGATAAAATACCAACGTGTTAACATAATATTATACATTTACATCAGCATTTTTTAAACTTATCTTCCACATGAAGTTAAATGCATTTCAGTTATCCGTATCTCTACTGGTTATTTAACACTTtcacattaaggaaaaaaaatctcagactcTTATTAATGCAAGCAGTGATACACAAGGAGAAAGGAATCACCCTCTTGCACATTTACCAATTACTAAAGCTTTATTAGGTGTTCTGACTCGGATCAGCAACtaacatctcaaaaaaaaaaaaagaaccccttAGTTTGTCAAAACAGAAGTTCCTGACAAGTTGTCATtgatgaaatgtttcattttcccaGTGGCTAGCTAAATGTCTCGCCAAGTACTATCCTGCAGGAATTTGTCTTGACATCACCGAACATTTATGATGATCAAGCATTAGAAATTAGAACCCATCATAATGCTAAGCAACCGTTTTCTGCAACAGGCAAAACAATTTAGATTATCTGTGAATGCCTGATCAGTGAGTTGCTACAGTTATAGTTGGTatcccagcaggaaaaaaaaaaagaaaaaagagagatgcaTCCAGCATTAATTTGAAAGCAAGCTCATAGTCAGCAAAAAGTAATTCTTGTATGCCCCTCAGACCAGGCACATCATCTTTTTCAAGGGTTTGTATTACATTTTATATTCTATATCCTCTTAAATTCTTTACAGAGAAGgaagaatctgaaaaaaaaacattttgtagtACCATCCACTTCTGAAAAGATTAGAAATCAGGCATGAGAAAAATCATACAATATCATTTATCGAACAATACTCCCCGAAAGGCACACCATTTCAGGGCAAGCTGCTGTAGGACAAGATGGATCCAGACTATTACAAAGGTTAATTCCTTTGGCAAAgagacagtaattttttttttttccacttaaacaAATCCATACCCTATTTTTATCACTGTTGCAATATGCTACACCCATTACTTCCTTTGTATTGAAAGGCACCAAGAAGAGAGAAcaaagttttggggttttgttgttgtttgaagGCAGTGAGGGGAAGGGGATTGTTTTAAGAGACAGACAAGATGGAGAGGATTAAAGGAAGGatagggaggaagaaagaggggaaaaatccaTGTCAGCCTACCACCACAAAAATAACAGAGAAGATCTCAGGGAACAACCAGAGCAAAAAACTTTCCAAGGTTTTTGACAGTTATGTATGACAATGCCATTTTCCCATGGAAGTTTTTgcactttaaaaaaagtgtttcaggAAGACAGAGATGCCTGATAAGGGCACAGACAAGAACCAGAATAACCAACTGTAGCAGAAACTTCCTCAGGAAACATAAAATTCACTATTTTAACCACCAGCACCTGTGCTCAGAGATTTTTTCTTAATACATTTTACAATGCTACAACAACGCTTACCAATATGTACATGTTAACCTTTGAATTTTGTCTGAAAAAGGAAACCCAGAGAGGTGATCTTCCCAAAGCCTTGCAGGACTTGCACTGTTGCCTAAAGCAGCGTTATTTGTTTGACCAGAATATTTTTAGAAAGCAACAGATTTTTCATGTGTTAAATTtatgcaaacattaaaaaaaaaaaacttaagagaAGAGATGCATACATATCCTTTTGGGATATCTGTATCTTCATTGTTTCCAGGGTCATTCTCCAGGTgctgtttaattttttcttccaaacCTACAGCATCTGCTCCTTGATATTGGTCGATTCGCACTTTGTTTcgaaaaaacagaaatgttggTGTTGCTGATATATTATTGGTAGCAGCTGTTCCCTAGAATGCATAAATTAGTTACAAGTGTTACCTAACAGACTAATATTAGACAGAAACATTAGCTTGCTTCACTTAGATAAGGATGTACATACTACATGTTAATCAAGTTTCATCACCTTAAATGTCACAAACAATATTTGCTATTTTATTAACAGCTATAACTCAAATGCCAATTTTAAACACATTTGTTCTTCAGTTTCTCCTAATTCTTTACATATTTGGCTATTCTTTGAATAGACTTCATCTTGTCTAGATTTATTAGTACATCATAAAAATCACTGTACTTCCTTGTTCTCAAAAGCAGTATCTGTTTCAAAGTGGAGTTCTGCTTTATTTAACACTTCTATTTTACAAGCTTTTCTTTACAACTGtattcctcctcccccctcccaagccaCATTTAAGCACACCCAGGAAGTTGCagcctgtggcagctgtgacagtGGCTTCCATTTGATTTCTACCTGTATTTATATTTGTTATGCATCCATAGTAGTTTTTTCCACAACTTTACATAATTCAGTGTCATTTGCAAATGATGTTACCATTTCATAATCATCTCTCTGCATCTTCATCAGTAATATTTGCAGTAATTCAAGACACTCTGCACGCTGCTGTATGTTAAAATAGTTTTGTGTAATATTTCAGAGATACCTAGCCCTACTAATCATATCATTTTACTGCATTTCTCATTTTGATCAATAATTACACTAGAATTTGTTTAGAAAAACTTAATGTACTCTTTTTAATTCATACTCGTGTTATCTTCCACACTTAACTGTGCTGGCTAAATAGTATGTGCAAGAGCAACTGTTAAACTGTCCGTacattatttagaaaaaagaTATCAAAATGGTAATTGcaagaatactttttaaaataaaagtgtagGTTTTCACATCTTTGTGTGTACCCTAATTTTGGAGATTTCTACAATACAACTATTCATGATTCACAAAACTCATAACAGCCACAGTCTCTTAGGATACTGTTTGAACAATTTTCCTTCATTATCTGCTCTCTTATAAGGTCTAATTTCCTagctaaaaatgtttttgaatacCAACCTGGCACTGATGTACATCCACCTCCAAAAATGTTGCCTGAGGATATTTGTTACTCAGGGCATTGAAAGCTGGGGCTATCCTTAAACAAGGGCCACATCtgcgaaaacaaaacaaagtttaagTTAACACAaccttttttgaaaaatatctgcTCCAAACAGAACACGCATGTTCATGTTCTTATTCTTGGTACGTGTTAAAATAACCTTCCTACCTGGCTGACAGATGGTGAGCAATCCTGGTGATACAATTAAGAATGACATTTAGAAACACATCACAAAGTGTTAATTCCCATTTCCTTAGACAGTTTCAATGTCACATGATTACCTGTGCCTATTAATTAAAACTAACTTCACATTTTCTGTCTAGTGTGCTTAGTTCTAGCACCTTTCACTGCAAAATCCTTCTAAGTAAAGACAAGAAACTACTGAGGACAAATAGTTGCCTGCTTTTCCTGAAAGCAGCAAAATACTCTCTCAGTGGAAAGTCAGTACTAATGATCCAGGTTAGCACCCGTGAAAATATTAACTACAGTAAAATCTCTACAGATGACTTGAAATATTTAATACTAGCATATTAAGAATTCTATGACTCCTACTGAAGGTTTATTATGGTAAAACTCATTTACTGGAATTGTTTACCAGTTACTACCATACTTACTAGGCTATGGTATAGACCTGACTTCTGCCAGCATAACTGTATCAGCTTGGGTGAAAATACGTATTTGTTAACGAACATACCTTTGGC contains:
- the TXNL1 gene encoding thioredoxin-like protein 1 produces the protein MVGVKVITNDTEFQPELSAVGSRLAVVKFTMRGCGPCLRIAPAFNALSNKYPQATFLEVDVHQCQGTAATNNISATPTFLFFRNKVRIDQYQGADAVGLEEKIKQHLENDPGNNEDTDIPKGYMDLMPFINKAGCECLNESDEHGFDNCLRKDATYLESDCDEQLLITVAFSQPVKLYSMKLQGPDNGQGPKYIKIFINLPRSMDFEEAERSEPTQALELTPEDIKEDGIVQLRYVKFQNVNSVTLFVQSNHGDEETTKITYFTFIGTPVQATNMNDFKRVVGKKGESH